GTAATCCTCGCGTAGGAAGTTCATCAGTTGGGCTTGCTGATTCAAATCAAGTCCGACACAACGCACGTCCTGTAGCGTAAATGCGCCAAGCCCACGCGCTACACGTCCGCCCAGCCAAGCTCGCCCGGCTTGCCACTCGGCCAATCCGGCAGCCAGCAATTGTTCGCCCCGTTCATCGGTTCCGCGCAACTCCAACCGCAACTCGAAAGCGCATCCCTGCGGGATTGCTTCGAGATCGAATTTGACTGCGCCCGCTCGCGCCGCTGCGCCGGTAGCCCGATCAATTCCCACACTGTCACGGATAAAACTGGCTGTGCCGTCCTTCAGCTTCGCGTCAAAGACCAACAACCGGGATGCAGTGGCAGGGCTATTCTCTTCGTCTGTCGGATTCACATCGCCGAACAGATGGCAGACTTCGCAACCACAAGCCTTGCCGTCATCGGCCCCCAGCGCTTTACAAGCCCGCACTCCCAGATGCGGAACCAAGCGGGTCAGCAGAGCGCGTAACGCGCCCGCAATCGCAGTGCCTGGGATGAGAGGGTGACCAGCCCCGTCGCGCCGAATCAAGGCATCGGTCGTCTCGTTGCCTACGCCAGCGCCGAGGTGAACAGCGGTGCGCGCCTGCATCGTTCCAGTAATGACGCAGTATTGTGTCATTGTCTTTTCCCCTTTCTCGCCAACTCAGCAGTGGCAGCCACTCGGTCGGCCAGCATCATTACGCCACGCGCCTGACACTGCTTGCCGTACTTGCCAACCAACTCTTCTAACTTCCGAAGCAGCTTACTAATCAGTTCAAGGCCCTTAGGGTTGAGCTTGCTTTCTTTGCTCCGGTCTCCGTAATCAGGAATCAAATCACGCAACTCCTGGCTCGGGCTGTCGGCCAATTTCAGCAACTCCTTGTTTAGCTCCGACTCCGCATGGCGCGCCAACAGCCATCGCGCAACCGCTGCGAACATCTCTGACTGACATTGCACCCAGTGCTTCTCTCGATCCAACACCCTCTGCCATTCCTTCTCGAAGCGGTCTTCTTTGCGCAGCAGGTGCTCGCCATCTCCCAAGCGTAGATCGTTGCCGAGTTGTAGATCGCTTTGTGTGATTCCCTGACCGCCCACATAAACCGGATGATTGAAGACTACACGCCCAAAGCCTTCTTCGCGCCGCAAGCCGATTCCGTCTCGCTCGACTTCTCTCAAGCGCTGCTGCCAATCTTCTGGCGGCTCAACCAAGCGCAACCCGACCGAGGAACCAGCCTCAATCACTGTGTCACGCCAGCGCGGTAATCCTAAGTGCCCGTTGAAACCGTCCACGTGGCGGGTGCTGGCAAAAACGTTCAGGGTGCTGGGATCAACCGTAAGCTTCAACTCACGACCCATCCAGTCGGCGTCGAAACTCAAGTGATAACGTCCCCAAGCATCGGTGATGATCGTATCAGTCAACAGCGTGAGCGTGAGTTGCTGGGGGTCAGTTACACGATTTTCCAGCGGTACGCCAATCCACACCGGCTCTTTGCCCGCGCCATCCTCGAAACGTGCCGTCACTCGACCGTAGCCGCGTCGCGTCGCCTTACCCAACCGCAGTTCGAACGCCTGGCCGAGCGCTGGCAGCCCCGTCATCTGCTGGAATCGTTGCCAAGCAGCGTCGTCAGCAAAAGTCACCTCCCCGACGAAATACTGTCCGGCGTCTAAGGCGGAGTACGCAAAGAGGTCACCGGTGGCCACACGCTGTTGTACTGGGTTGATCTGAATGTGTAGTTCGCTGCGTTGGCTTAGGTGAAAAGGCTGCGGCGGTTGTTTGGCAACGACAAAGCCGTCTAACGCTCGCAAGGGCGTCTTCTCTTTTTTCTCAGCCCAACACTGCGGGCACTGTTGCGCTGCAGGTGATGATTGGTGCGCGAAGCCCTGAGCACCATGCTGATCGGGCTTCACTGCCAACCCGGGAAAGATTTTGCAAGTTAGCAAGTCTCGCGGCGCAGGGATGCAGGGATACAGTGCATCGCCGTGTCCCACCAACTCGGCAGGGCATAGCGACGAGAAACTGACTTGCCCGCGAAGAATCAAGCCAACGAAACCCTCATAGTTCGTCTTCTCGTCAAGTTTGACCCGTTCGGCAATACATGCCGCAAAAGCGCCGCGCAAAGTTACGCCGGAGATGGCGTCCAGCGTTTCGAACTGGTTCCCTGCATCGCCACGCCGCGCTAAAGTGATTGGCTCGTCAATACGCACGATCAATCGTCGCCGCACAGTGTGTGGGGCGACGCTCGCGGCGACTGCGACTTTGGGGATTAACCGTGAAGGAATGCTCCGCGCTGGCGCCTGCTTGGAGAGCCAGCGAGTCTCGAAGCGATTAAGCAAAGCCTGCTCCAGTGACTGATCCTCAGCTTTCGTAACGCCGGGTAGAGACGCTGGCTCAGCCAGATGGATTCGGCACTCTCCCTGGCCGCGCCGCCGCGAACGCCCCAGTTCGCGCACGTTACGCGCCGCTGCCATCAGCAAGGCGGCTTCATCCAGCGCCTTCTCGCCCTCACTCCCACAGTCAGCCGTGAAGCGAAAATGCAAGCGGCCGTCACCCTGTTCCTGTGAAAAGAGTTTGCCCGCTTCCGCGCGGCGTGTCTGTGGATTGATGCGAACACGATGCACGACCTGTGCTGCGGTCGTTCCTGGCTTCCAGCCACTCTTGCTTGATCCTACCTGTTCCAATCCGACAGGTCGCGCGGAAGAGATATCCCATCGCTTCGGCGTGCGCGGCGTACCGAACAAGCGGCAGACTGGGCATTCATCGGCATAAGGATTATACTGGCCGCAGTAAAGCGGCGTTCCTTCTCCAGCTTTGCCGGAACGTTCGCAGTTCCTCTGATCAAATGGCTGCAGTTGCAGCAACCGCCATAAGCCATCGCGCAGCAGACCAGTCACAGCAGTTCCGCGCAGAACCGGGACACCGTCTGACTCGCGCAATAAGGCGGAATCAACGCCCGCGCCCAATCCGCCGCCTGCGCTAACATGGTAATCGGAGTGCAATTCAATCTCGAAAGTGAGCTTCACAGGCATTTCATGCCTCCTTGTACACGTCCCGATCTTTGTCCAGATCGAAAGCGAAATCCCAAGCCTCTAGCAGATCCAGCAGCGCATGACCGTGCCATATTGCTTCGTCTGTCTTGCGATTGATCTTGTAGAGCCAGCCGGAATCGCCGCTGCCCAGTTGGGCTAAAGCCGCGCGGGTGATCTTCTCCGCCTCTTCGTCACGCCCGACCCGGCCAAGCAATTGCTCAAGATCCATTCGCCACGACTCGAGCTCAGCGGTCGAGTCCGGCAACCGGTCAAAGAGGGAGCGCAATTGCGCCAAGCGTTTGTTCGGTAGTCCGCTCAACTTTAATCGTTGATTGATCAGGCGATGCAGAGGCAAACCCCACTGCTCAGCGCGCGAGGGCATTGACTGATTGTCTTCCGGCAGAACCCAAAATGGCCGCAGAGTGGGCCGCCGCGTGCCTTCTCTTGGCGCTTCCACGATCTGACTACCGAGAATGATCTCGAAATCCACCACCGACAAGTGCTCGCCTGTTTCGTAGGCCAGCGCTTTACTCAGTTGCTTGGCGCGTCCAAGTCGCTCGACGCCGGCACGGTAGGCCAGACGATACGGATAACTCTCCTTGCAGATCACTACCACTGCGGCGATGGTCGGCCTCTCTACTTGCACCGTCAGTTTGAGGCCATTGATAATTTGAGCCATGCCGGTCTCGAACTCGCGGCAGAACTTCAGCGCAAAATCTAAAGCCCACGGCGCCGGTACCAACGCGAACAGATCATCACCGCCCAGGATGAGTGGCAAGACCGGCACTTTGAATGGATCAACCTCACCACGCGCATCTCGTTGTGTCATCGCCTTGCGCGTCGGCGCTGCCAGAGCCTGACGCAACTTTTGCGTCATCTGCTTTGACAGCTCGCGCATTTGCTCTTCGTTGCATTGGCCGAACAGTTTGCCCAAATTGTTGCCATCGGCCATCAGATAGGCGACATAACGGCGTGGATCAAAGCGTGCTGTGTCCTTTGCTTCCATCGGCCAATCAAACGTCCCGGCGCGCCCGCCGGTCACCAGTTGGAGAAAAGGCCGGAGGAAAGTCCCTTCTCCCGGACTGTCACGCTCGCGCCCTTTGACCATACAGGCGCGGCACAAATAGTTGGCGCGCTCATCGGCATGGCGATTACCGTATGCGATTGCCAATCCCGCACCGCACGAAGCACACCAGGCTGTAAACGGCATCTGGGGCGTAGTCTGTACTGTTTGTTGCCGCCAGCGTTTAGCTACACGCAGTTTTTCTTCGGCGGCTTCGCTGGCTTTGGCAAAATCGCCATTCTTAATTTCCTCCGGTTCCGCCACAGTGATCGCGCCATCGGCGGCACGGCGATAGATTTCAGCCAGATTTTCGCCGAATGTCCGCGCCTGATTCAGGTCATTGAACACTATGCGGAATGCACCGCCATCATTCACTACAATGCGCTCGCCACCGCCGAGCAGTTGCTGCGGCACCTCGTTGCAAAAGCGCGTGAGCAATTGGCTGCCGCCTACCACTTCGCGCAGATGCGAGGCGCGAAAGATGAAATCCTGAATCTGATCGGCCTCCGCGGCCAACAGGTATTCGGTCATTTGTCCTCCTTCAGGCTCGGCGGCAGCAGGTCAGCCAAACCGCAACGTTGGCAGAGTTGCGACCATTTCAAGTCTTCAGCACACAAACTCAATAATTCCATTGAGTAACCAAGAAAGTCTTCAAAGTTGGCGGTGACAAAGCGAAGTGCGTCTTCAGCCAAGTAGGGCGGCACAGTGAGATGCGTATGGGTCAGCTTGTTTCTGATACGCAGAAAATGCTCCCAGCCTCTCACGTCAATGGAATCCTTGTCCCTGAAGTCTTTGAAGTGGTGGTTCTGTTGCCACCATTCAGACATTCTTCGCGGCAATGCTACTGAAAGCTGTGGCGCGCTTCTAAACGAAAGGTCTTTTGTTCTGCGTTCACGTCCGATTTCGATGGTCGAATTATCAGGTTTGAGCAAGGCTTCATAGACTGAGTAAGCCCCAGGAGTTTCACGGTCGAGCGCACTTAATAGCGATCTCTTATCAACTTGGTTGCTCACCAATTTAACAACACGCGCGATCATAAGAACTTCATTCACCCCAGCCACGCGCAAGAATGCCGAGTTGCAGTCTTCGTTCAAGTAGATGAGCCGTTCGACACGCTTGATCTCGTCGTAAACATAGGCTCTGAGTTCAGGCGTATCGTCGTAAAACGAGCTTACGGATTGGGAGATTTCACCACCGCTAAAGCTGAACCAACTCCCGCCCAAGTCAGTCACCGTGTTTGGGAACTCTGTGTTCCAGCCTTCTTGGTTAATTGTGTTAGCTTCGACCTGCGCCGCATTGAACTCGCCGCTCTCCCAAAGTTCATAGCAATAGAGCATCCGCCCAAGCCGGTTCATCGGCTCTTCCATTTCGGGCAAATAGATTCGCGCTGTCGCCAGAATCGTGCCCACGCTGCCACTACCATCACGCCCAACCAGCAACGTGCGCGCCGCGCGGAAGTTGTATTGGTTGTAAAGCTCACGCACAAGCTCCCAGTCGCGGAGCGCGAAAGCCTGATACGGATTGCTTAGGCTTCCAATCCGGCATTTGTAACCATAAGGACGGCCCCGCTCCGGGTCGTAAGCGTCATCATCAAAATCCACGTATGAGACCGGCACATTGGCGTAGGCGGCATAGAGAAATGCCCCGGCAACCATGCTCTTCTTTGCTCCGGTGATGTCTATGATGACGCCCTCGGTTACACTCACCTTCTCGCGCAATCTGCGGAAAACGGACGCAGGATCGGCGTTAACGATCTCACAATCTACTTGTGGCTTGCGCTTCAAGGGTTTCTTGACGGACAGATGATCTTGAATGAGGGACTTGACCATCTCACCGAAATCTTCCCCCCGCATTCCGCCCTCTTCCAAATCACCGTAGGCCTGATTGAGCAGCAACAGCACCTGCTGCGGCTCGTAAGCCCACACCGTCTGTAACAATGGCTCGACCGAGAATCCCACCAGCATCGCCAAAAGCTGATACTCTTGCTGTGGCAACCGGCTACGGTTATCTGGGAGTGGAGAGTCGTTGGCCCAGCACATCTCTTCGTTGAGTAAGTCGTCTACGTAACGTTCAAGTCGCGGCTTGAGCTTCCCGCTCTCAAAGGTCTCCCAGTATTCTTGGGTCAGGCTTTTCAATGTCTTCTCGTCTGCCTTGTGTTCCTGACAAATGCCTTCGTCCATTTTGCCCTCCGACTAGCGCGCCAGGTCGTCTTTACGCCCGACACGTCACGCTCGAAGTCGCGAATAGGTGCCAAGGGTAGTTGATCATTCCCATTCCTCCCGAGTGCGACAGAATGAAAACACAAAACCCTTATCCATATTGCATCCGTCTAGATGCCAGAGGCGCAAACTCGACGGGGAGACTCGGCGGCGCGGAGACTGGGTGACTCAATTCTCTCCTCCCGCTGCTTCAATCCGTTCGCTCAATTCGGCTTCGATCTCTTCAATCGTCGGCAGACTCCCTTTAAGCTCTTCTGGCAACGCGCGAGTCAACTCATAGGCCGATACGCCAATCCGCTTTTCATGTCACGTACTCCTTATGGGGGTCCCGGCCGCCGACCTCCAGGTGATATTGATTGCCCGCGAAGGCAAAGCCCACGCCCAACTCGAGGAGGAAGTCTCGCAGGTTCTCCAGCAGACCCCGCTCGAGGTCTCGTTCGTGAAACTCGCGGCCGAGGCTCAGAAAGTCAAAGTTGTAAGGGTCTTTTAGCAGTTGCTGGGCGAGGTCGCTCTGAGGCGCAGGCAACGTCTGAGCAAAGTTGGTCACCGCCTTGCCTTGGCGTTGATACAGGCCGCTTTCGATTTGCAGGACAAGGACGTTTCGGCTCCAACCGTTTTCAGAGGTTTGGCGGATATACCATTCGCGTTCGCCCGGGTCTTTGACGTGATCTAATACCCTCACGTTATGCCCCCAGGGAATTTGTGCAACAAGCTGTTGCACAAATTGCTCGTCTGGGTATGCGCCGGCAAAAGCGCGCATATACTTCAGGTTGCGCGGCGAGAAGCCCTTCATCTCGGGAAACTCGCTGCGCAGGTCTTTCGCCAACCGGTCGATCACCTTTGCACCCCAGCCCGCCGTCTGTTGTCTTTGCAAGATCTCGCGCCCGATGCCCCAGTACAACAGTACGAGCTCGCGATTGACCGACAAGGCGGCTCGGACTTGCGCCTGCCGAATTCGCGCCTTCAGGTCTTGCAAGAACTTGGAGTAGCCTTCTATCACAATTTGTTTTTCTAGATCAGCAGTCATCAGGAACCTCTGCCCTTCAGCAACCTTGCCGGAAACTCAAACCTTTCGCTTCTCGCCAGCACTGATTTGGTATCTCCCCAGCCCCAGGCTGGTACCCGTTCCAACTCCCAGAAGCTCACCCGCACAAATAAGCGGCATAAACTCGTCGATGACCCGCCCTTCGTATTCAACCTCGCCGATTAGACCGCCCACTCTTAGTTTGGTCTCCTGACGATCGGTGTAGCGCTCAAGGTCCCACCATCGCAGAGTCGAGCGTACTACCCTCGCAGAGCCTGCCTGCTCGATAAGCCCTCGATAGTCCAATTGCATTCGGCCGCTGCCATGGACCGCTGCCAGCATTGAGACCCGGCGCAACAGGCTCCGCACGAGCAACTGGAAACTGAGGCCTGTTTGCAAGTCGTCTTTGACCCTGATTCGAGCCGGCGTCAAGAATCGCAGCGTTAGGCTGGAGTGGCTGTCCACTGCGCGCGCGACGGAATCGCTTGCTGGCCGCGCAAGCTGGGACAGGGTTGTGGC
This window of the Acidobacteriota bacterium genome carries:
- a CDS encoding RAMP superfamily CRISPR-associated protein; protein product: MPVKLTFEIELHSDYHVSAGGGLGAGVDSALLRESDGVPVLRGTAVTGLLRDGLWRLLQLQPFDQRNCERSGKAGEGTPLYCGQYNPYADECPVCRLFGTPRTPKRWDISSARPVGLEQVGSSKSGWKPGTTAAQVVHRVRINPQTRRAEAGKLFSQEQGDGRLHFRFTADCGSEGEKALDEAALLMAAARNVRELGRSRRRGQGECRIHLAEPASLPGVTKAEDQSLEQALLNRFETRWLSKQAPARSIPSRLIPKVAVAASVAPHTVRRRLIVRIDEPITLARRGDAGNQFETLDAISGVTLRGAFAACIAERVKLDEKTNYEGFVGLILRGQVSFSSLCPAELVGHGDALYPCIPAPRDLLTCKIFPGLAVKPDQHGAQGFAHQSSPAAQQCPQCWAEKKEKTPLRALDGFVVAKQPPQPFHLSQRSELHIQINPVQQRVATGDLFAYSALDAGQYFVGEVTFADDAAWQRFQQMTGLPALGQAFELRLGKATRRGYGRVTARFEDGAGKEPVWIGVPLENRVTDPQQLTLTLLTDTIITDAWGRYHLSFDADWMGRELKLTVDPSTLNVFASTRHVDGFNGHLGLPRWRDTVIEAGSSVGLRLVEPPEDWQQRLREVERDGIGLRREEGFGRVVFNHPVYVGGQGITQSDLQLGNDLRLGDGEHLLRKEDRFEKEWQRVLDREKHWVQCQSEMFAAVARWLLARHAESELNKELLKLADSPSQELRDLIPDYGDRSKESKLNPKGLELISKLLRKLEELVGKYGKQCQARGVMMLADRVAATAELARKGKRQ